A DNA window from Herpetosiphonaceae bacterium contains the following coding sequences:
- a CDS encoding OsmC family protein — translation MQLHVVDDKHIRLEIDGEHGLEVIGDPFGPLQMMAASLALCTASVMQDYAATAHFHLHHFAVVVVWDYTEQPYRVGHMQMTLQVGPDVPPSRQKALLRAAQQCTVHNTLTHGARIEMTLEVPGAEQA, via the coding sequence ATGCAGCTTCATGTTGTGGACGACAAGCATATTCGGCTGGAGATCGATGGGGAGCATGGGCTGGAGGTGATCGGCGATCCTTTCGGCCCGTTGCAGATGATGGCAGCCTCGCTGGCGCTGTGTACCGCCTCGGTCATGCAAGACTATGCCGCGACCGCGCATTTTCATCTGCATCACTTTGCCGTCGTCGTCGTCTGGGATTACACCGAGCAGCCCTACCGTGTCGGACACATGCAGATGACGCTGCAGGTGGGGCCGGATGTGCCGCCCAGCCGCCAGAAAGCGCTGCTGCGCGCCGCGCAGCAATGCACGGTGCATAATACGCTGACTCATGGCGCGCGGATTGAGATGACGCTGGAGGTGCCAGGTGCCGAACAAGCGTAG